A window of Solanum stenotomum isolate F172 unplaced genomic scaffold, ASM1918654v1 scaffold6896, whole genome shotgun sequence contains these coding sequences:
- the LOC125852967 gene encoding putative late blight resistance protein homolog R1B-12, with protein MAYAALSSLMYTLEQLFKPNQSFLCRCSTQQHLQSLYQNLSALQLFLDNTTTNDIETLKFIEKRIRDVIYKAEDKVDSSLRSIILADCTESRQGACKFFDEELVKVEKDVDSLRQEVMQIEFNKHGSRSAELAAAPSSPEKSKIEENTIVGMEDDFNTILDRLTAQTDELTVIPIFGMGGIGKTTLARKVYDDSSICSRFDKHAWVTISEEYNERQMLLEVVSSITGSNQEMSDDQLMEIVHRGLKGWRFLIVIDDIWSTKAWDQIQRIFPNDDNKSRILLTTRLKYVADYVSCPDFPPHCKSFLTLDDSWNLFTGKLFKKEVCPPLLVEIGKHIVQQCQGLPLSVIVVAGLVGKMDPTYDNWQKVEENLKSFFGTVSERCQSILTLSYNYLPQYLKACFLYVGGFPEDTEINVSKLIRLWIAEQFVKARKDKRLEMVAEEYLQELIDRSLILTGTQSANGRMRSCKIHDLLRQLCRTETRTENVVHVMNGNVLMSLLEVIDDQRRVIGLCNHEEKQVYPPMHSNCTASIARTFISMQFLYYPGFPERICSIVSEFKLLKVLDVLTVWYDFSGVIPQLVHLKYVAAKIKGSL; from the exons ATGGCTTATGCTGCTCTTTCTTCACTTATGTATACTTTAGAACAACTCTTCAAACCTAATCAATCTTTCCTTTGTCGATGCTCTACACAACAACATCTTCAATCTCTCTATCAAAATCTTTCTGCTTTGCAACTTTTCCTTGACAATACTACCACAAATGATATTGAAACTCTTAAGTTTATAGAAAAGAGGATCAGAGATGTAATATACAAAGCAGAAGATAAAGTTGATTCAAGCCTAAGAAGCATCATTCTAGCTGATTGCACAGAGAGTAGACAAGGGGCTTGTAAATTCTTCGACGAAGAATTGGTAAAAGTGGAAAAAGATGTTGATTCTCTCAGGCAAGAGGTGATGCAGATTGAGTTTAACAAGCATGGAAGCAGATCCGCAGAACTAGCAGCAGCTCCCTCCTCAccagaaaaaagtaaaattgagGAAAATACTATTGTTGGGATGGAGGATGACTTCAACACCATACTTGATCGCCTCACTGCCCAAACAGACGAGTTAACTGTCATACCAATTTTTGGTATGGGAGGTATAGGTAAGACAACTCTTGCCAGAAAAGTTTATGATGATTCTTCTATTTGTTCTCGATTTGATAAACATGCATGGGTCACTATCTCCGAAGAATACAATGAGAGACAAATGCTTCTTGAAGTTGTTTCTTCAATTACTGGAAGCAATCAAGAAATGAGCGATGATCAACTAATGGAGATTGTGCACAGAGGTCTGAAGGGTTGGAGATTTCTAATTGTCATAGATGATATTTGGAGTACTAAGGCATGGGACCAAATTCAAAGAATATTTCCTAATGATGACAATAAAAGCAGAATTCTATTAACCACAAGGCTCAAGTATGTTGCTGATTATGTTAGTTGTCCTGATTTCCCCCCTCATTGTAAGTCTTTTCTCACTCTAGATGATAGTTGGAATCTATTTACTGGAAAATTGTTCAAAAAAGAAGTGTGTCCTCCTCTACTTGTAGAAATAGGGAAGCATATTGTACAACAATGTCAAGGGTTACCTCTCTCGGTTATTGTCGTTGCGGGACTTGTTGGAAAAATGGACCCAACGTATGATAATTGGCAGAAAGTTGAGGAAAATCTGAAGTCATTCTTCGGTACAGTATCCGAACGGTGCCAATCAATTCTTACTTTGAGCTACAATTACTTGCCCCAATATTTGAAGGCTTGTTTTCTCTATGTTGGAG GTTTTCCAGAAGACACAGAGATTAATGTTTCCAAGTTGATTAGGCTATGGATTGCTGAGCAATTCGTAAAGGCAAGAAAGGATAAAAGATTAGAAATGGTGGCAGAGGAGTATCTACAAGAGTTAATTGATAGAAGTCTGATTTTGACTGGTACACAAAGTGCTAATGGAAGGATGAGAAGTTGCAAAATTCATGATCTTCTTCGCCAACTATGCCGAACTGAAACTCGTACTGAAAATGTTGTGCATGTCATGAATGGGAATGTCCTCATGTCCTTATTAGAAGTAATAGATGATCAGCGGCGAGTTATAGGTCTGTGTAACCATGAAGAGAAGCAAGTTTATCCTCCAATGCATAGCAATTGTACAGCAAGTATAGCTCGTACCTTTATTTCAATGCAATTTTTATATTACCCTGGTTTTCCAGAAAGGATTTGTTCCATTGTTTCAGAGTTCAAGTTACTTAAGGTGTTGGACGTATTAACAGTTTGGTACGATTTCTCTGGTGTAATACCTCAACTTGTACATTTGAAATATGTTGCTGCAAAAATTAAGGGAAGTCTTTAA